One Nocardiopsis gilva YIM 90087 genomic window, CTAACCGAAGAGTTGAGGGTCCATCCCCACGACGTGGCATTCACGTGGCACGACGCGACCGGTCGCACAAGGTAAGGAAAAAGTGCGCTCGGTGAGTGGTCCTGCCGTCACAAAATCGGGTATAGCGCCACCGTTCACCCCCGAACGCCCGAGGAAAAGGTGGTCCGAGTGACCGAGGAATCCCCTGCCTTTCGGTATCCGGCTGCCCGCGAACGCGTCCGCGACGACACGGTGGATTGTGACGCGCTGGACCAATTCGTCAAAGACGCGGGGCGAAGTCCCGGCAAAAAACTGCAGGTCAGCCGGGAAGAATCCATTCCCTCGCAGATCGCCGAGCGGATGGGCGCCAAGGCCGCCGTGGTGCGCCGGGCGGTCCGTCTCATCGACGACCGTCCCGTCTCCGTCGAAACCTCCTACTACCCGGCCGATCTCGCCACCGGAACGGAGCTGGAGTCCGACGAGGACATCCCCCGCGGCACCATCAGAGTCCTGGCCGACCACGGGCACACCCAGGTCGGCTACCGGGACGAGGTGGTACCCCACACCCTCGACGAACACGAGGCCCGCGACCTCACCGCCGCGAAGGGCGCCGCTGCCCTGTGCATGGTGCGCACCGTGTGGTCACGCGAGCGCGTCCTCCGCGTGACCACCACGGTCACGCCCATGGGCGGCGACGTCGTCCTCTGCTACGACATCGGCGAACCGGCGCCAGCCGGAGCCTGATGCCGACCTAGCGGACACCGTCACCCGGACGGGAGAGCGGCGGGAGGGAGAGCGGCGCCGGTGCCGCCGATCCCGTCCGGGTGGGGTGGGGGCGGGTCTGCTGGGCGGCCCTGTTGGTTGTCATCCTCTCGGCGCCCTGTGGTGAAAAGCGGCACCGAAGGCAGAAGGGGACGGGGGCGCCGGTCCCCTGGCGGATGCGGCGGTGCGGGGCCAGCAGTGGTGGCCCGCGCGCCGGTCCCCTCCCCGGCGGAGCGGTGGGAGCGGCGGCGACGAGGGGGTGAGGGGCGGGCGCCCCTGATCGGTGTCCGGGCGGGCCATGCGGGCGGCCCGGAAGTCGGATTGCGGGCCGTCGGGTGCCGGGAATGCCCGGTTTGCCACAACTTTCCCGCGATGATCACGGGGATTCTTCCGATTTCCGGCCGGAAATCGGAAGAATCCCCGTGATCATCGGTGAGAGGGTGCCTCGGCTCCCGCATAGCGGAAGTGCCCTCACGCGAAGCGGAGCAGTGGTATTCCGGCTGGTCCTGGGGGCGCCAACCGGCTCGGCCGGATCCGCGCTCCCACGCCTCCACGGCGCAGAGAGCGCTTTCCCCGCCCCGGGACACCGTGCGCCCACCCGCCGGACGACCGGCGCGCCTAGGCCGTGTTTTTCGAATCATTTCTGGCTCGCGGCCACCGGAACGACGCTCGCTACGCCGCTCCACTCGCCAAGCCGACCTGGATTGACTTCGTGAAGCGGCTTGCGAGCGCCGCCCCGGACGGCCGCTCGCTGATCCGAAAGCATTCAAAAAACACGGCCTAGCCCCCACCGCCGTCGGTGCCGCTTTTCACCACCGAACACCGGATCAGCCGACCACCGACAAGGCCGCCCAGCGGGCCTCCTGCCCTCGTCCCGTGATCACCGCCGGATCGGCGGGTGGAGCGACTACTGGCCTCTGCGGATTCCGCGGCGTCGGGCGAGGAAGTCGTGGACGACCTGGGCGCCGAGCATGGTGCTGTCGGGCTGGACCACGTCGCCGCCGTTGCGGCGGGCGACGTCGTCGGCGAATGTGCGGAGGCGGGGGTCGTCCGCGAGGAGGACGATACGGAGGCGGGCGTCGCGGCGGGTCATGCGGTCGACCTCGGCGAGGGTCGCGGCCGTGGTCTGGGCCGATGGGGGCCACTGGAACGCCGGGGAGCCGTCCCCGGCCAGGTGGGCGGTGGGTTCGCCGTCGGTGACGATCAGGACGATCGGTGTGAAGTCCGGGTGGCGGTCGAGGTGGCGTCCGGCCAGGGCGAGGGCGTGCTGGAGGTTGGTGCCCTGAACCCGGTCCGGGGTGAGTTCGGCCAAGTCGGAGGCCGGGATCTCGCGCGCGTGGTCGTTGAACCCGATGATCCGGACGGCGTCCTGCGGGAAGCGGGTTGTCACCAGGGTGTGCAGGGCCATGGCGGTCTGCTTGGTGCTGGTCCACAGGCCGCGCCGGACCATCGAATAGGAGAGGTCGACCAGCAGGCACACAGCGGCGGCCGTCCGGTGCTCGGTCTCGGTGACCTCGATGTCCTCCATGCGGGGCCGGATGCCGCCGTCGGGGGTCGATCGGCCGCGCGCTATGGCGTTGCCCAGCGTTCGGACGACGTCGATCGCGCGCTCGTCCCCGGGCTCGGTGGGGCAGG contains:
- a CDS encoding UTRA domain-containing protein, translated to MTEESPAFRYPAARERVRDDTVDCDALDQFVKDAGRSPGKKLQVSREESIPSQIAERMGAKAAVVRRAVRLIDDRPVSVETSYYPADLATGTELESDEDIPRGTIRVLADHGHTQVGYRDEVVPHTLDEHEARDLTAAKGAAALCMVRTVWSRERVLRVTTTVTPMGGDVVLCYDIGEPAPAGA